A stretch of DNA from Anaerobacillus isosaccharinicus:
TAGTACGTATAAACCGTTGCTCGAATACTAGCTTCGACGTTTTTTTGATAATCTACTTCAGGTAAATCACCTTTTTTTAGTTCATTTTTCTTTGTATTATCAAACTTGGAAACGACTGATGTTATTAACTCTTTTATTAAGCGGTCTGCATTAATGTTTAAGCTTGCCGGGGTTCTTGTTTCAATTTCGATTCGTTTTGCCTTTGCAAATTGCTCGACTTCTATTTTTAATGCTTCTTTCGTTAGCTCTTCATCTTTGTAGCGCCCATAAAGAATACGTAACTGTTGAAAATGTTGATCGGAAAATGTACCGAAATAACTCCAAAGTCCCCAAATTTCATGAAGATATTGATGGAATAGCGGATTTTTCTCTTTTATGAGCTTATACAATGAAATTAATTCACTAGAGAAGTCATTTACAAAAGCTTGCTCATATTGCTCTTTTTTTAATGAAAAAAAACAAGCGCCTCCTCCTAAGAAAGGCTCTATGTAGTTGTTCATTTTTTCAGGCATGTATCGGTGAATGATTTCCAGTTCGGTCGTTTTACCCCCTGGCCATTTAACAAACGGTTTTACCAAAGTATTCTTCCTCCTGCTGCTATTAATCTATCTTTTTATTATAACATTGTACTATAAATAGTAGGAGAGCTATAAAAAAATAAGGATACCCAAATGTTATGGGTACCCCTTTCATCTTTAATATTGAATGGCAGCAAATGCTTGCACTAATCCATGACCGTATTGGCTAGCTGTTCCTAGATCTTTTGCTGTTTGATTTAAAAGTTGCCGTAATTCTACATTCGTTAAATTTGGTTTTGCTTCCCAAACAAGGGCTGCAACTGCGGCCACGTGTGGAGATGCCATTGACGTACCATTGTAAGAAGCATAATTATTATTTGGAGTTGTGCTCAGAATGCTAACACCTGGAGCTGAAATTTCAACCGCAGGTCCAGTACTTGAAAAAGTACCTCTATTATCATTTTGGTCTGTTGCAGCAACAGCGATGACAGAATCATACTTAGCAGGGTAGCCAACGTTGTCTCCACGTCCTGGTCTAGTTCCACTATTTCCAGCAGCTGCAACTAGTAATACTCCTTCGTTATAGGCAAGGTCGCAAAATTGTTCTAAGATAGATGAGCTAGAAGATCCTCCTAAACTCATATTAATAATATCCATCCCATTTTGAATGGACCACTCAATTCCTTTGGCGATCCCTTCGTATGAACCACTTCCGCTATTATTTAAGACTTTGACGGCATATAAGTCTGTATGATAGGCAACACCAATTACACCTAAATTATTATTAACAGCAGCTACAGTCCCTGCAACATGGGTACCATGGCCACTTCCATCGTAGTAAGGATCGCTATTAGCTGAATCAGTAAAAACTGAAAACCCACCTTGTACATTTGCTGATAAGTCTTCATGATTTCTATCAATACCTGTATCTAATATCGCTACTTTCATTCCTTTTCCCGTAAACCCTAGGTCGTTAACTTCTGTGCTTTGGACTTTAGGTACCCCCCACGGAATTGGTTGTCCTAATGCCTGGGCAGCTGCGTTCTCCTCAACAAATTTGATTTTCGGGTGATTTGACAAACCTTTTGCTTGGCGTTCAGAAAGTTTTAATGTAACGACTGGCAGCAAATCAAATGTGTGTAAAATCTCCTCATCTTTAACACCAAACGCCTTAAGTAATCCTTTTTCAACTTTTCCATCAAATTGAACTAAGTATTCTCCTGTACTCGTATCTTTTGCAAAAATGCTTGCTGGAGAAAAGACCATTCCTAACAACAAGACAATGGCAAAAAATGCTGAAAATAATTTTTTCATCTCATGACCTCCATAAAAAGTATTTGGTGTTACAACTTAACTATATTTCAAATGTTCAGAAAATTAAAATCTATTTATAACGTAATCAGGGTGAGATATTCTATTAAACAGGTTATTGTATGAAATCATTTCGATTCTCGTAATTAAAAATAACTATGGTTATATCCAAGGGCAAAACAAAAAGCGAAGGATGTCCTCCGCTTACTGTTTTTTCCTTAGTATTCAAACAACCTATACTTCATGTGGTAAATCTGTTGGTGTAACATTCGTAGCCGGTGATGCAGTTGTAAGCACTGCACCAGTAAATAATAAATTGATAAGTAGGAAGCCAACTAAGACTTTCTTCATAGGTATCACCATCCTGTTTTAATAGTAACTTTTTTGTTATTATACTATTCAATAAGAAATGTTTAAATATTCAAATAATACAACCTCGTTTTCTTTTAGTGAGTATTAACCTCAATGTCATTCAATTTCAGCACTTTACGAAAGGAAAAATAACTATAGTTATAGGAGGTCAGAGATGAATTTGAAACATTTTAGCAAAGAACTTGCATGGCTAAGAGTTAAAAATGGATTTTCTCAAAAAGAGCTAGCAAAAGGTATTTGTACACAGCCAGCTATTAGTAAGATTGAAAATGGTGATGTTTGTCCGCAACTAGACACATTATATTTACTAGCTTTAAAGTTAAAAGTACCCCTTGGCTATTTAATTAATCTCTTGTTGTTTGAAAATAAGGAATATATTGACCAAACGATTATGTATATTGAAGAATTAACCTCAAGACATCAGTATGAAGAAGCATTTCAGTTAGTAAAGGCTGAATTGATCGTTGGCAATCAAGATGCCTGGTTTGAAACTTACTTGTTGTGGCAACGTTTATATAATGGCTACCAGTTGAAATACTATTCTGCGGATGAATGCATTAAAGGGCTAAAGAAGTTACTTGAGAATGAAGCTGTGATTATGGAACGATTTTTAGATATAAAAATTCTTAATACAATTGGAACGATCTATTCTAATCAAGGAAAATTTAAAGAAAGTATTTTTTATTATGAAAAAATTCTAAGTAATTATCGGCAGGAGTTTATAACTCCTATAATAGAAAGTAAAAATATTTATATGTTAAGAGTGATCTATAATAAAGCCAAAACTCTGTATGATGCAGGGGATTTTGAACTTGCATCAGAAGCAGTGCAAAAAGGCATTCAGTTATCAGTTAAAAATCAAAATATGTCACTACTTGGGCAACTTTATTATTATCAAGGGCAATGTTTTGAACGGCTTAATCATTCTAATGAGACGATTAGAAAATCATACACCCAGGCTTTATATTTCTTTGAATTACTAGGGAATTATACATATGTTGAAATTATTAAGAAGCTAAAAGCCAGATTTTTAAAGGTGGAAGTGGAAATGGAAATTTAATACTTGGGGCAAATGTTAATGCAACTAATTTCATATTTATTATTAGCATTTTTGGGAACGTGGGGCCTTCAATGTGACCGTAATGAGGTTTCTTTCATCAATAGGGTCACATAGGAGCTTTCAATGCGACCGTAATCAAGTTTCGTCCATCAATAGGGTCACATAGGAGCTTTCAATGTGACCGTAATCAAGTTTCTTTCATCACTAGGGTCACATAGGAGCTTTCAATGTGACCGTAATCAAGTTTCGTCCATCGTTAGGGTCACATAGGAGCTTTCAATGTGACCGTAATCAAGTTTCTTTCATCACTAGGGTCACATAGGAGCTTTCAATGTGACCGTAATCAAATTTCGTCCATCATTAGGGTCACATAGGAGCCTTCCATGTGACCTTAATCAAGTTTCGTCATCATTAGGGTCACATAGGAGCTTTCAATGTGACCGTAATTAAGTTTCGTCCATCATTACGGTCACATAGGGGCCATCAATGTGACCGTAATCAAATTTCGTCCATCATTACGGTCACATAGGAGCCTTCCATGTGACCTAAATCAGGTTTTCCCCCTCATTACGGTCACATGGGAACTTCAAAAGCTCCTCTTGCAGTATCTTTAAACGACATTCATTAACCTGCCGATGTTTTTATTTTTACGATGCCCTCGGACTTTGGCGTTAAAACTAAAGCTAGCATAACAGCACTTAGACCTCCTGCCAATTTGCCTATAATCATCGCGAATACTAACTCTGGGTTTATGCCTGCTACAAACCCTAAGTGACTTCCGAAAACGAAAGCACCACTAACGGCAAAAGCGACATTGATCACTTTACCCCGTGGTTCCATATCTTTTAGGATCGTAAACATGGGGATATGGTGAGCTAGTGAGGCAATCAAACCGGTTGTTGAAGTTTCACTAATCCCTAGTAAAGTTCCGATTTTTATTAATGGTTTTTTAAATAGGATTGAGATCAATTTAACCATTGGAAAAGCACCGGCAAGAAAAATAGCAATCATTCCTACTATTTTTATTCCTTCCTCGATTGGTGTTAAGTTTGGAATGATGGTGATATTTGTAAAGGTCTCAATAACGATCGCAACAAGACCGAATAGCGCTAGTATTTCAATACACTTTGCAAAGATAGTAAACCCTATGATCATCTTCTCTGGCTTTTTCCATAATCCAACTGAAATTAAAAGGGATATTATGATTGTCGGGATGAGATTGCTTACAATGATCATTATAGGTATGTTAGCAACTAGTCCACCAATTAGACAACCAACTGGCACAGTAATAATTCCTAATAGAACTCCTTTTGCAAAATATTGCTGATCTTCTTTTTCAATAATTCCTAAGGCGACTGGAATCGTAAATACGATCGTCGGTCCCATCATCGTTCCTAGAAAGACCCAGGCAAAAATAGCGGCATCAGGATGCTTGGCCATTTCCTCGGCTAAGGCGTAACCGCCCATATCGATTGCTAGAATTGTATTGGCAAAGGCAGCAGGGTCTGCTCCAACTAAGCCATAAATCGGGGAAATAATTGGCGTAAGGATACTAGCTAGCACGGGTGCTAAGGAAATAATCCCAATCATAGCTAATGCTAGAGAACCCATTGTCATAAAACCATCCGTAAAGCGTTGACCAATTCCAAGTTTATTACCTAACGATTTATCTAATGCACCTAAACAAAAAAATCCAATGACAATCATGACAATTACTTCGTTTATGCTCATCTAAAGTCCCCATTCTAACAATGAATTCTTTCATTACTGTACCATATACTGAGTCACTTTCCCTTAAAAAAATAAAAAAACACCTAGAATTTTCTGGTGAGAAAATAAGGTGTTTTAAAGGGTTTCTTATTGCAACGCTTTGGCAGGTGTTCCGTTAATCGAATAACTTACTTCTATTTTACAACTAAGAGAGTGAGAAACTGAACAATATTTATCCTTTGATAATTCAATGGCACGAACGACCTTATCTTCTGGCAAATCCCCTTCAAATGAGTAATGAATATGTAATGTCGTAAACTTCTTTGGATGATCTTCAGCTCGAGTTCCTTCAACATCCATCTTAAATGTACTTGGTGTAAGCCGCATTTTAGCAAGTATTGAGATAATGTCGATACCGGTGCAGCCTGCAACGGCATTTAAAAGTAACTCAGTGGGTCTTGGACCACTATTTTCTCCGCCAACTTCTTCTGATGCGTCCATGGCCAGTTGATGGCCTGACGGTGTTGTACTAGTAAACCCCATTTTTCCGGCCCATGCAATTGTCGTTTTCATATAGCAAATCCCCTTTACAGTTTTATAATAGGATATACTAATTTTCAATTCATATGCCAAAAAAGAGCAAAATGCCCACTACGGGCGGACATTTTGCTCTTTTTGTTCTTGTGAAATTGAAAACCCTAGGCTCGGCCTAGGGTTCCAAAAAGCTTCCAGCGAGGTATTAAAAAAACTCCCCCGTGGTGCTAAAATATATTTGGTTCGCCAACCAATATATCAAGCAAACGGGGGAGTTTTATGTCAAAAGACATTAACAGTTTAGCACATACAAAATGGAATTGTAAGTATCACATTGTATTTGCACCAAAGTATAGAAGACAAGTAATATACGGAAAATTAAAGAAAGACATAGGAGAAATATTAAGAACACTATGTGAAAGAAAAGGCGTTGAAATAATCGAAGCAACCGCTTGTAAGGATCATGTACATATGCTAGTAAGTATTCCACCAAAAATAAGTGTGTCCTCATTTGTTGGGTATTTAAAAGGAAAAAGTAGTTTGATGATCTTTGATAGGCACGCAAATTTGAAGTATAGATATGGAAATCGGAAATTCTGGTGTACTGGCTTTTATGTAGATACGGTAGGAAGAAATAAGAAAGTCATTGAAGAATACATTAAAAATCAAATACAAGATGATATAGTCGCAGAACAGTTAAGCTTATTAGAGTACGTTGATCCATTTACAGGAGAAGAAGTGAACAAAGGAAAGAAGAGGAGAAAATAGGCCTTTGAGGTCTGGCCAGTAGAAGTAGTACAAATGGCGAACCGTTCAGTAGCCCTTTAGGGCCTGGTCAGTAACAAAGGCTTTCAGCCGCAGAACAAACCACCCGTTGTCACGGGTGGTTTTGATTTTTGGGTGTCAGACACCAACGAAAGTTCACTTTCACCAACATGGATGTATATATGATTGGCAACAATGTCCTAATCAAAGAAGTGAACTTTCCTGTATAGTCTATTTAACAGGGTAGACACCAATGAAATGAAAGTTATTTTGCTTTCACGCTATCACGGTTGATAATGTTCTTTCCGTAATAAAGTTCATCCATCTCTAAAGTAAGTTTTTCTGTAATTTCTTCTTGCTCCTCGATGCTCAATGTATCCTTCTTATATCCGAATAGGTAATTGTTTAAGTCAAAGTTCTTTAATTTACATTTCGTATGAAAAATGTTTTCTTGATAGATATTAACATCAATCATATCAAATAAAACTTTTACTTCATCTGGAATATAGTTTTGGATTGAGTTAATGTCATGGTCAATAAAGAGCTTGTGACCGTTAATGTCTCTTGTAAAGCCACGAACTCTGTAATCCATCGTCATAATATCTGTATCAAACGAATGAATTAAATAGTTTAAAGCTTTTAATGGAGAAATTTCTCCACATGTTGAAACGTCAATATCGGCTCTAAACGTACTGATTCCTTCATCAGGATGGTATTCAGGATACGTATGCACCGTAATATGGCTTTTGTCTAAATGGGCAAGAACTGTTTCTGGAAGCGGACCAGGAGATTCTTTAAAAAATCCTTGTGGTGCATTGTTTACAGGGCCTTCTGAAACTAAAATCGTTACACTAGCGCCTTGAGGATCATAATCTTGTTTCGCGATATTTAAAACATGAGCTCCAATGATACTTGTTACATCTGTTAGGATTTTCGTTAATCGGTCTGCATTATATTGCTCATCAATATATTCTATATAAGCTTCACGCTCTGCTTTTGTTTTTGTGTAACAAATGTCGTACATATTAAAACTTAGTGACTTTGTTAAATTGTTAAAACCATGTAGTTGAATACGCTGTTCTGGCGTTAGTTTCATCTTCAAATCTCCCCTTTTCTCCGCCTTCAATGCAAATGATGCTTCGCAACAGCGCACCATTTTTTCGTCAAAGAAGATCCATTTTTATAATAGTAATTAATTCACCACGTTATTATAACAAAACACGACGAAAAGTGATAATGAAATCTGTAAAGTATAATGAATTTTTCTCGTCTAGGCTAAATTGACATTAAAAAGGTACAACAATTTGAGGAGACTGCTGAAATTATAAGCATTTTAAAGTTCTCACACTGAAATTAAAAAGATTAGGAAGTGTTCAAATCACATTTCCTAATCTTTTTTGTATTTTGGCTCTTTAAGAGTAAATTAATGGGCTATTACTAACCCATTAACGTGATAATTCGTTTCATATTCACTACGAAGATGGTTGTTGCACTTTGTATGTGCATACCTAAGAGACCATGGGAATGACTTTTTTTAAACCCATGGCGATTCTTTAGCTCTGCGTTCTTAGCCTCGATCATATACCTATTTTTCGCTAACTCTTTGAACTCTTCTGTTTCCTGATAGAGTTGGTGTTCCTCATGAAATTTATCCTTCTTCAAAGTTACGGTATATGTTTTACTTGCAGATCCTTCTTTATAACAGCCTTCTCTTAGTGGACATACCTTACATTTCTCAATATCAAAGTAATGGGTTTCTCGTAATACGGTTCCTTCCGTTGCGTGTTTTTTCTTCCCATGTAAAGCTTTTTTAATTGCCATATGCCCTGCTGTACATACATATCGCCCAGCATCCTTATTGTAATCAAATTCACCTGTTGCCCTTTTAGTGCCCTCTGATACAGTTTTACTTAATTTCGATACTAACTTAATTTCTTTTTCTTTTGTATATTCAATCATATCTTTCTCAGAGTAAGCTCCGTCGCCAATGAATGCTTTCACTTCAATTCCATTTTCAATTGATTTCTCAATTAATTCTTTTGCCTGTTTTCCGTCATTCTGTTCACCTGTTGTAACAACAGCTGATGTCACAATACGCTCTGGAACCATAGCGATGTGAGTTTTGTATCCAAAAAAGGATGTGTCTGAACTCTTATGTCCAACTTTTGCATCTTTTTCTACAGTTGAATTTAAGTGTTCGATATCATCGTTGACAATCTCCTCTAATAAATGAGCTTTTAATCTTACGTCTTCTTTAACGTATAACTGCTCGTCCTTTTTAATGATATCTACTAATTGATTACAATAGTTAATATGGTCAACTAATTCACTCGTACTTGGCTTAGTAGGCATTTTATCTTTATAAGTGTCGTCCTGTTTATAAACGCTCTTCCTTAACTGTTTGGACTGTTCAATCAAGATTTCAATAGGTGATTTAGAGTTAAACATACTATTTGTATGAGTGGAATCCGCAATGATTTGGTTGGATTTAATAAGCCCTTCTTTCAAGGCAATCTCAACCGTCTTTTTAATAAGTAAATTTAATAATGATTCGTCTTGTAATCGAAGTTTTCTAAATTTAGTTAAGCTTGTTGGATGAACCATTTTATCTTCAGGTGCTACATCTAAAAAGTATTTAAATGACATATCAAACGTCGCTCTCTCAATCAAATCACGATCAGACATTGGGTACATCACCTTGAGTAATAGTAACTTAAACATCATAATTGGACATTTGGCTGTAGCGCCAAATGCCTCATTATACATATCTTTTAATTCGTCATAGATAAATTCAAAGTCAACTAAGTTATTAAACTTCCTCAAGAAATGATTTTCTGGGATTAGTATATCGTAAAGTTCACTGTACGAACTGAGCATTAGTTCTTTTTTAGGTAGCATAGTTTCACCAATTTTCTAATGATTTTCTATCTCTATAATACCATTTTTCCTTCACCAGCTAAATAATGCGTATGAAAAAAGGAAGAGTTTCCTCTTCCTTTTCTCACGAAGGCGATATTGAGACTTTTTCAGCAGTCTCCAATTTGAGTTGTACCTTTTTTTCTATCCAATATGTTGTTTACAATAATCAAGTAACAATTGCTCTTCATCTTCTTCTAACAATAAATCAATGAATTTTTCTGTTGTTTTCTCAAAGATATTATACTGCAAAAGTCGTGTTTCAGTTCCTTGTACTGCAATTATAACTTTTATGTATACTCCATTTTCAGAATATAATTCATCATCTTCGTCTACTTCTATGTTTAGAATGAATTCGTAGCGATCTCCAACAATAATTCCAGTTTTGTCCTCAACTTTTTCTAATGTATGCCCAGTAATATTCATAGTAAAACTCCTTTTACGTTATGTATTTTCGTAATACCTTCATTATTATACATTTGAAATCCATTATATACTAATTTTTTAACACTGGAAATAAAATAAAAAGCCTTGAGAAAATCCTCAAGGCCGAAAATACATTATCATTTAGGCACTTCATTGCATATAGTTTAGAAAGGATATTTTTCCAGCAGCAAAGGAGGAACAACTATGACTAGATCCTTAAAAATAAAATCATTCATTGGCATACTTATTGTACTTTATGGCTTTTATAAGCTTTTTCAACTTCTATAATGTTTTTTAGCCATGTTGTCTTTCGAGTAAATCTTTATTATGATCTGGTTCTGTTTCAGGAACATCCTTCGATAAAAACCAGCCGAGTACTGCAATCAGTACAAGAACTACATAGAATGTAATTTTCCAAGCTTTCAACTCTGCTAAATGCTCTGGTAAGAATGCTACTTCTGGGTGCGATAAAGTATAGACGGCTAATTTCACCCCTACCCAACCAACAATGAGAAATGCTGCTGTTTCTAGACCAGGTTTGCGCTGCAGTAGTTTTACAAAATGAGTGGCAGCAAAACGCATAATGACAAGCCCGATAAAACCACCGAGAAAAATAATAATAAATTTCCCGCCATCAAGCCCACCGACCATTGGTAAATTCGTGCTAGGTAATGTTACCGCAATGGCAACGGCTGCTAAAATAGAATCTACAGCAAAGGCGATGTCAGCTAGTTCTACTTTGATAACAGTCATCCAAAAGCCGGAACCTTTCTTCTTTGCATCCTTCATTTCATCGGTTTCCGTTTTAAACCTTGCATATTTTTTAAATAAATAGTTTAAAGCAATAAAGACAAGATATAGCGCACCAATTGCTTGGACTTGCCAGACGTTCACGAGAAACGAGATGGCAAATAAAGAACCAAATCGGAACACAAATGCTCCAGCTAATCCGTAAAATAACGCTCTTTTTCTTTCTTTTTCAGGGAGATGTTTGACTAAGATCGCTAACACTAAAGCGTTATCAGCGGCCAATATTCCCTCTAGTACAATAAGTACTAATAATACCCATGCATATTCTAATAAAATCGTTGCTTCCAAGGAAAGACCTCACTTCTATATAGATGTAAATAAAAAATGACCTATACCAATTGGTATGGTCATGAAATAACATCCATAGTTAAAAATGGACAGACCGATACCGTTACGGTAAAGGTCTCGCTAACAACAATTGTTGCCAATAAACCCGGAGGGATCTCCTCGTGATGACGAATTTACTGTACCAGCTACTCCCCTTTAAAGGACACTTCTTATTTGTTCTTTATTTAAATAGGAAGCTATTAGTATGTCAATCTAGTTTTTCTTCTTATTTAATAGTCTATTTAAAAATTATGTTTTACTTTATAACTTATTTGCAAAAGACCTAATTTAAAAATAGCCTATCACCACCAATTTATAGTTTTTCAAGCATTGTTTTTAAGCAATGAAAAGCTGGTTCTACTTCTTCTCTATCTTCCAACAACTCGAGGATATCCTCCCAAAATAAAACAATGAAAGCCGTTTTTGTCCCGCGTTCATGCCTTAAATAATTTCTTAATCTCTTGTATTGGATCATTTCCTCTGGATGCTTTTTACTATCTTCCCATATTTTCTCGGATACTAATAATACTTGGTTAGCATCTTTTCCATCCCGGTGTTGTTCAATGTAATTCATTCGTTCCTTTACGTCAGTTTCAAACTGCCATTTTTGCTGATATTTTGATGAATAACAACTATATTTGTAGAAGTTTTCATAAGGATGTCTTCATCTTCATATAAATCGACTTTCATGGATAAATTTTCAAATTCTAGTTTTAGTTGATCAAGGTTGTGAAGTGTTTCATCATTAACCGATACATAAAAGTGATGACAAGTACGGTTATACGCAGATTTAAGTACATCAAAAAATCTACTATTTAACTCATTTTTATTAGTCGAATGTACATTAACCAAACAACTAGTAAATAATTTCAAAGTTAAATTCAAAAAGTCTTTTTGCGAATCATTAAATAACATCATTTTCTACCCCGTTTCAACTAGAATTTAGACGGAGGCTTACCTTCTCCTCTCATTAAATTTATGATAATGAAGGAAGAAAAAGTACGAGAGGTTATTTTACTTTGTGTTGAGCACGTTTCTTTAGATTACCTAACATTGCTCTTTTTTATCTTGAAATCATAACTTATATCCCCCACTCTATATATTGTATGACTAACTACTAACACTAGGTACTAATTCAAGTTTAAAGTAATCCTTAATTTTTGTAAATATTTAACTAAAAAAGTGTAAGAAGTACATAACTAAAAAGAAGTTGTTAAACAAACAACTCCTTATTCAAAGTTAAACGGACATAAACAAAATAAAGACGTTCCTCCTGAATTACTATTGATGACATTTCCAATCTCCAGACTTAATCTCAACTAAAGCTATTTTTCACCCTTTGTTTCACTTCTCCTTATGAACGGAGCAAGTTGGCGGTCAATGTTCTCTACTGAATGAAAAGCATAAAATTCATGTGCTTTTAATCCATTAACAAATACTGCTACATACGGAACACTTTTTATTTTCCAATCCATTGCAAGTTTACGATTAATGTTAAGATTAACTGTATAAATTGTCGCGTGACTATGTTGGTGATGCCATACTTCTAGCATTTCTCTCGCTAACTTACAGGTACCACATAACGGGGTGTAACAATAATATATTTTAATTCCCTGTTTTTTATTGAGGAAATGCCAATCAATCATTTTCTCAGTAACTTCGACCATTTGTATTCAACTCCCTTACAACAAAAAGATGATAACGAAAACGCAGAACATGATCTATAATCAGGCTCCGCGTTTTTTGTTTAAAAACTAATTACTCGATATCCCAGTAGGATGACGACTACGAGAGTTACTAGAAATATAAGCCAATAAGAT
This window harbors:
- a CDS encoding thioredoxin family protein — protein: MVEVTEKMIDWHFLNKKQGIKIYYCYTPLCGTCKLAREMLEVWHHQHSHATIYTVNLNINRKLAMDWKIKSVPYVAVFVNGLKAHEFYAFHSVENIDRQLAPFIRRSETKGEK